The following proteins come from a genomic window of Pseudomonas putida:
- a CDS encoding tetratricopeptide repeat protein: MSYQLRREEVVDVAGLKAMLEGSPGKAAQAILAAAGQGVIEAQLLLGQILLDGRGIEADAGLARRWFGIAAQGGSAMAHNMLGRCLEHGWGGEVSVAQAAVHYARAADAGLDWGLYNLGNLLATGRGVPANQAQALMCYEKAAQLGHAKSMNLYGRYLEQGIATAPSPARAVRWYRRAAEAGDFRGMFSLALVLVERGQMAEAGQWLEQARVEGNMNFLRSALATLQGAGPGLMAFAARYAAEIEQREA; encoded by the coding sequence GTGTCCTATCAGTTGCGCCGTGAAGAAGTGGTGGATGTCGCAGGCCTCAAGGCCATGCTCGAAGGCAGTCCGGGCAAGGCCGCCCAGGCGATTCTCGCGGCGGCAGGGCAGGGCGTGATCGAGGCGCAGTTGCTGCTCGGGCAGATCCTGCTAGACGGCCGTGGCATCGAAGCGGATGCCGGATTGGCCCGGCGCTGGTTCGGCATTGCCGCCCAGGGTGGCAGCGCCATGGCGCACAACATGCTCGGGCGTTGCCTGGAGCATGGTTGGGGCGGTGAGGTGAGTGTGGCGCAGGCTGCGGTTCACTATGCCCGTGCGGCCGACGCCGGGTTGGATTGGGGCCTGTATAACCTGGGCAACCTGCTGGCTACCGGGCGTGGGGTACCGGCCAATCAGGCGCAGGCATTGATGTGCTACGAGAAGGCTGCGCAGCTGGGGCATGCCAAGTCGATGAACCTGTATGGGCGTTACCTGGAGCAGGGTATCGCTACGGCGCCCAGCCCGGCGCGGGCAGTGCGCTGGTACAGGCGTGCCGCCGAAGCGGGGGATTTTCGTGGGATGTTCAGCCTGGCGCTGGTGCTGGTAGAGCGTGGGCAGATGGCCGAGGCCGGGCAGTGGCTGGAGCAGGCGCGGGTTGAGGGGAACATGAATTTCCTGCGCAGTGCTTTGGCGACCTTGCAGGGAGCGGGGCCAGGGTTGATGGCCTTTGCGGCGCGGTATGCCGCAGAGATAGAACAGCGCGAAGCGTGA
- a CDS encoding Fe2+-dependent dioxygenase — MLLHIPGLFDADELARIREALEQADWADGKATAGYQSAKAKHNLQLPEGHALAKEIGSALIDRLWKNPRFMSAALPHKVFPPLINCYREGGNFGFHIDNALRQPKGSPERVRTDLSSTLFLSDPDSYDGGELVIQDTYGEQQVKLAAGDLVLYPGTSLHKVNPVTRGVRYAAFFWTQSLVREDSQRALLFEMDNAIQQLTADVPEHPSLLQLTGTYHNLLRRWAEV; from the coding sequence ATGCTGCTTCATATCCCCGGCCTGTTCGACGCCGACGAGCTTGCCCGCATTCGCGAGGCACTGGAGCAGGCCGATTGGGCCGATGGCAAGGCCACGGCCGGCTATCAGTCGGCCAAGGCCAAGCACAACTTGCAGCTGCCAGAAGGTCACGCGCTGGCGAAGGAAATCGGTAGCGCGCTGATCGACCGCCTGTGGAAAAACCCACGGTTCATGTCGGCGGCCCTGCCGCACAAAGTCTTTCCGCCACTGATCAACTGCTACCGCGAGGGTGGCAACTTCGGCTTCCACATCGACAATGCCTTGCGCCAGCCAAAAGGCAGCCCGGAGCGAGTGCGCACCGACCTGTCCTCGACGCTTTTCCTGAGTGATCCGGACAGCTATGACGGGGGCGAACTGGTGATCCAGGACACTTATGGCGAGCAGCAGGTCAAGCTGGCTGCCGGTGACCTGGTGCTGTACCCGGGCACCAGCCTGCACAAGGTCAATCCGGTGACGCGCGGCGTGCGTTATGCGGCGTTCTTCTGGACCCAGAGCCTGGTACGTGAGGACAGCCAGCGGGCGTTGCTGTTCGAGATGGACAATGCCATCCAGCAACTCACCGCCGATGTGCCCGAGCATCCCTCGTTGCTGCAATTGACCGGCACCTACCATAACCTGCTGCGCCGCTGGGCAGAGGTCTGA
- a CDS encoding TonB-dependent receptor: MRQYVPSAVSSPRLIVSAIGVALSASSVYAADPATSSAITLDATSVNGKAEQASTDYKVEKASSQKYTAPLVDTPRSVTVIPQQVIKDTNALSLQDALRTVPGITFGAGEGGNPQGDRPFIRGFDAQGDTYLDGVRDTGAQTREIFAIESVEVAKGPNSAIGGRGAAGGTINLVSKRAHLGNSLDGAWTWGSDQTQRYTFDGNYQFSDTAAGRLNLMTHESNVAGRDKVNYDRWGIAPSLAFGLGTPTRVNLDYYHLESDDLPDSGIPYSIPTGGSSARTSAHPSKPIDGGDSDNFYGLTGRDFRKTRVDIATIAVEHDLSDSLTIKNTLRHGNSMQDYILTQPDDSAGNVNNNGVWRRANTRVGNTATTTNQTDLFGEFFVGGFKNSFSTGVEFSKEDSDRQSYTVSPNSKLTCTGPGNGGSCTSLSDPNPDDAWDGTISRNYAGTKTSSKTRAIYAFDTLELTPEWLLNMGLRYDHFDTKFRTYDASGATVVNKNGVPTKGRDTSEFFTGQLGLVWKPAENGSIYVSYATSATPPGAMLGEGTEGNPLSGTTDRGGNILASDMEPEETTNYEIGTKWDLLDERLSLAAALFRTEKENARVQVDTTTYENVGETRVQGIELSASGKLTDKWQVFAGYTYLQARQIDGGPLGKANDGNQLPNTPNNSASLWTTYSITPKLTVGGGAFYVDDVYGNVANTTMVDSYVRYDAMAAYKLTKNVDLQLNVQNLTNEVYYDKAFSTHFANQAAGRTALLTTSVHF; encoded by the coding sequence ATGCGTCAATACGTGCCATCTGCAGTGAGCTCTCCACGCCTGATCGTGTCTGCCATCGGCGTCGCTCTGAGCGCTTCGTCCGTCTACGCCGCCGATCCGGCTACCAGCAGCGCCATCACCCTGGATGCCACCAGCGTCAATGGCAAGGCTGAACAGGCCAGCACCGATTACAAGGTCGAAAAGGCCTCCTCGCAGAAGTACACCGCGCCGTTGGTGGACACCCCACGCTCGGTTACCGTAATACCCCAGCAAGTCATCAAGGACACCAACGCCCTGAGCCTGCAGGATGCCCTGCGCACTGTGCCAGGCATCACCTTTGGCGCAGGCGAAGGCGGCAACCCGCAAGGCGACCGCCCGTTCATTCGTGGTTTTGACGCCCAGGGTGACACCTACCTGGACGGTGTACGTGATACCGGTGCGCAGACCCGTGAAATCTTCGCCATCGAATCGGTGGAAGTGGCCAAAGGCCCCAACTCGGCCATCGGTGGCCGCGGCGCGGCAGGCGGCACCATCAACCTGGTGAGCAAGCGTGCACACCTGGGCAACTCGCTGGACGGTGCCTGGACCTGGGGCAGCGACCAGACCCAGCGCTACACCTTTGACGGCAACTACCAGTTCAGCGACACCGCTGCCGGCCGTCTCAACCTGATGACCCATGAGAGCAACGTTGCCGGCCGGGACAAGGTCAACTATGACCGCTGGGGTATCGCCCCATCCCTGGCCTTCGGCCTGGGCACGCCAACCCGCGTCAACCTTGACTACTACCACCTGGAAAGCGACGACCTGCCGGATTCGGGCATCCCGTACAGCATCCCTACCGGTGGCAGCAGCGCGCGCACCTCGGCGCACCCAAGCAAGCCGATCGACGGCGGCGACAGCGACAACTTCTACGGCCTGACCGGTCGCGACTTCCGCAAGACCCGTGTGGACATCGCTACTATCGCCGTGGAACACGACCTGAGCGACTCGTTGACCATCAAGAACACCCTGCGTCATGGCAACAGCATGCAGGACTACATCCTGACCCAGCCGGACGACAGCGCGGGCAACGTGAACAACAACGGCGTATGGCGTCGTGCCAATACCCGTGTGGGCAACACTGCCACCACCACCAACCAGACCGACCTGTTCGGTGAGTTCTTCGTGGGCGGTTTCAAGAACAGCTTCTCCACCGGGGTCGAGTTCAGCAAGGAAGACTCGGACCGCCAGAGCTACACGGTGTCGCCAAACAGCAAGCTCACCTGCACCGGCCCGGGCAATGGTGGCAGCTGTACTTCGCTGAGCGACCCGAACCCCGACGATGCCTGGGATGGCACGATCTCGCGCAACTACGCTGGCACAAAGACCAGCAGCAAGACCCGCGCAATCTACGCCTTCGACACTCTGGAGCTGACGCCTGAGTGGCTGCTGAACATGGGCCTGCGTTATGACCACTTCGATACCAAGTTCCGCACTTACGATGCCTCGGGCGCGACCGTGGTGAACAAGAACGGCGTCCCGACCAAAGGCCGCGACACCAGCGAGTTCTTCACCGGCCAATTGGGCCTGGTCTGGAAACCGGCCGAGAACGGTAGCATCTACGTGTCCTATGCCACTTCCGCCACCCCGCCCGGGGCGATGCTCGGCGAAGGTACCGAAGGCAACCCGCTGTCGGGCACCACCGACCGTGGTGGCAACATCCTGGCCAGCGACATGGAGCCGGAAGAAACCACCAACTACGAAATCGGCACCAAGTGGGACCTGCTCGACGAGCGCCTGTCCCTGGCCGCCGCGCTGTTCCGCACCGAAAAGGAAAACGCCCGTGTGCAGGTGGACACCACCACCTACGAAAACGTCGGCGAAACCCGCGTGCAAGGCATCGAGCTGTCGGCCAGCGGCAAGCTCACCGACAAGTGGCAGGTGTTCGCCGGCTACACCTACCTGCAAGCCCGCCAGATCGACGGCGGCCCGTTGGGCAAGGCCAACGACGGCAACCAGTTGCCGAACACGCCGAACAACAGCGCCAGCCTGTGGACCACGTACTCGATCACCCCGAAGCTGACGGTCGGCGGTGGCGCCTTCTATGTGGATGACGTCTACGGCAACGTGGCCAACACCACCATGGTCGACAGCTATGTACGTTACGACGCCATGGCCGCCTACAAGCTGACCAAGAACGTCGACCTGCAACTGAATGTGCAGAACCTCACCAACGAGGTGTATTACGACAAGGCGTTTTCCACCCACTTCGCCAACCAGGCGGCGGGCAGGACTGCATTGCTGACCACCAGCGTCCACTTCTAA
- a CDS encoding PepSY domain-containing protein, with protein MVKKTLFQLHWFFGITAGLVLALMGITGALYSFQEELLRAFNADVLKVEVRAQGVLPPAELVRRVEAAQGDKVSMLWVDVREGNAARVFFTPPPGERRGELRYADPYTGELKGQAAGQDFFKLMLTLHRFLAMGDTGRQITGACTLMLVFFCLSGLYLRWPRKALNWRTWLTFDWAKKGRAFNWDLHAVAGTWCLLFYLLFALTGLFWSYEWYREGLNKLLADAPAAGQQHKRGEGRGRHGPQKMDKNAPPLVVDYDAIWANLKNAAGPGLAMYNLRLPPAGGQPASLFYLLDSAAHPRAFNTLTLDPATGQVKNHDRYTDKSFKAQLLQSVYALHVGEYFGLPGRIIVTLASLTMPLFFVTGWLLYLDRRRKKRQIRAARGSVDSATSNGDSWLIGFASQSGFAEQLAWQSARQLQAAGLPVQVRALADLGEEDLHQTRRALFVVSTFGDGEAPDSARAFERKVLGQPWALNGLSYAVLALGDRQYPHFCGFARRLQAWLGERGASMAFSPVEVDNADPAALQQWQQELAQLTGAQPVAAWQPPSFGNWNLVSRDLLNPGSQGQPVYLIGLRSEEPASWEAGDLVEVLPLNGQPRVDAFLSGMAVDANATVQLQGLNETLGQALAGRQLPTRRDHLIGLQPQALVDALVPIGSREYSIASIASDGVLELIVRQERHPDGNLGLGSGWLTEYLPVDGTLNLRLRRNSGFHLPESAAPMILIGNGTGLAGLRSLLRARINAGEQRNWLLFGERNRAHDMLCGDELQGWLERGDLARLDLAFSRDQAEKVYVQDVLLQQAEEFKRWVADGAYVYVCGSLQGMAAGVDVALKGMLGEEMVEQLIEDGRYRRDVY; from the coding sequence GTGGTGAAGAAGACGCTGTTCCAATTACACTGGTTCTTTGGCATCACCGCCGGCCTGGTGCTGGCCTTGATGGGCATTACCGGAGCGCTCTATTCGTTCCAGGAAGAATTGCTGCGTGCCTTCAACGCCGATGTCTTGAAAGTCGAGGTACGCGCCCAGGGCGTACTGCCTCCGGCTGAACTGGTGCGCCGGGTCGAGGCCGCCCAAGGCGACAAAGTGTCGATGCTGTGGGTCGATGTGCGCGAAGGCAACGCCGCACGGGTCTTCTTCACACCCCCGCCGGGCGAGCGTCGCGGTGAGCTGCGTTACGCCGACCCCTATACCGGTGAGCTCAAGGGCCAGGCCGCCGGGCAAGACTTCTTCAAACTGATGCTCACCCTGCACCGGTTCTTGGCCATGGGTGACACTGGCCGGCAGATCACGGGCGCCTGCACCCTCATGCTGGTATTTTTCTGCCTCTCCGGTCTGTACCTGCGCTGGCCGCGCAAAGCCCTGAACTGGCGCACCTGGCTGACCTTCGACTGGGCAAAAAAAGGCCGCGCCTTCAATTGGGACCTGCATGCCGTTGCCGGCACCTGGTGCCTGCTGTTCTACCTTCTGTTCGCGCTGACCGGCCTGTTCTGGTCCTACGAGTGGTACCGCGAAGGCCTGAACAAGTTACTGGCCGACGCGCCTGCCGCAGGACAGCAGCACAAGCGCGGCGAAGGCCGTGGCCGCCATGGGCCGCAGAAAATGGACAAGAACGCGCCGCCGCTGGTGGTCGACTACGACGCCATCTGGGCCAACCTCAAGAACGCCGCCGGGCCAGGCCTTGCCATGTACAACCTGCGTCTGCCGCCTGCTGGCGGCCAGCCCGCCAGCCTGTTCTACCTGCTCGACAGCGCCGCGCACCCACGCGCCTTCAATACCCTGACCCTGGATCCGGCCACCGGCCAGGTGAAAAACCATGACCGCTACACCGACAAGTCCTTCAAGGCACAGCTGCTGCAAAGTGTTTATGCGTTGCACGTGGGTGAATACTTCGGCCTGCCGGGGCGGATCATCGTCACCCTCGCGAGCCTGACCATGCCGCTGTTCTTCGTCACCGGCTGGCTGCTGTACCTCGACCGCCGGCGCAAAAAGCGTCAGATCCGCGCCGCGCGTGGCAGCGTCGACAGCGCCACCAGCAACGGCGACAGCTGGCTGATCGGCTTTGCCAGCCAGAGCGGTTTTGCCGAACAACTGGCCTGGCAAAGCGCCAGGCAGCTGCAGGCCGCAGGCTTGCCGGTGCAAGTACGTGCGCTTGCCGATCTTGGCGAAGAGGACCTGCACCAGACGCGCCGTGCGCTGTTCGTGGTCAGCACGTTCGGTGACGGCGAGGCGCCTGACAGCGCCCGCGCTTTCGAGCGCAAGGTGCTGGGCCAGCCGTGGGCCCTGAACGGCCTCAGCTATGCCGTGCTGGCGCTCGGTGATCGCCAGTATCCGCATTTCTGCGGCTTTGCCCGGCGCCTGCAGGCATGGCTCGGCGAGCGCGGCGCCAGCATGGCATTCAGCCCGGTGGAAGTGGACAACGCCGACCCGGCGGCCCTGCAGCAATGGCAACAGGAGCTGGCGCAGCTGACCGGCGCTCAACCCGTGGCTGCCTGGCAACCGCCAAGTTTTGGCAACTGGAACCTGGTAAGCCGCGATCTGCTCAATCCAGGTAGTCAAGGACAACCGGTATACCTGATCGGCCTGCGCTCTGAAGAGCCCGCTAGCTGGGAGGCCGGTGACCTGGTAGAAGTTCTGCCGCTCAATGGCCAGCCACGCGTGGATGCATTCCTCAGCGGCATGGCCGTCGACGCCAACGCCACTGTGCAGCTTCAGGGCCTGAACGAGACCCTCGGCCAGGCTCTGGCAGGCCGCCAGCTACCAACCCGCCGGGACCACTTGATAGGCTTGCAGCCACAAGCGCTGGTCGATGCGCTGGTACCGATCGGCAGCCGTGAATACTCCATCGCCTCAATCGCCAGCGATGGCGTGCTGGAGCTGATCGTGCGCCAGGAGCGTCACCCCGACGGCAACCTTGGCCTGGGTTCTGGCTGGCTGACCGAGTACCTGCCAGTCGATGGCACCCTTAACCTGCGTCTGCGGCGCAACAGTGGCTTCCATCTGCCCGAAAGCGCCGCGCCGATGATCCTGATCGGCAACGGCACTGGCCTTGCTGGCCTGCGCAGCCTGCTGCGGGCGCGGATCAATGCCGGCGAGCAGCGCAACTGGTTGCTGTTCGGCGAGCGTAACCGCGCGCATGACATGCTGTGTGGCGATGAGCTGCAAGGCTGGCTGGAGCGCGGCGACCTGGCACGCCTGGACCTCGCGTTTTCGAGGGATCAGGCAGAGAAGGTGTATGTGCAGGATGTGTTGCTGCAGCAGGCTGAAGAGTTCAAGCGCTGGGTTGCCGATGGCGCTTATGTGTATGTCTGCGGCAGCCTGCAAGGGATGGCGGCCGGTGTTGATGTGGCACTCAAGGGCATGCTGGGTGAAGAAATGGTCGAGCAGTTGATCGAAGACGGGCGTTATCGGCGGGATGTTTACTGA
- a CDS encoding amidohydrolase has translation MRDLSALPNLKIALVQTTLAWHDREANYAHFEVLLDQAGDADLVILPEMFTTGFSMESESLAEPENGPTYKWLKAQAKRINAVVTGSVIIQAADGSHRNRLLWARPDGEILHYDKRHLFRMAGEHKHYTPGERQVQFEIKGWRVRPLICYDLRFPVWSRDAQDTDLLLYTANWPAARRQHWNRLLPARGIENLCFVAAVNRVGTDGKGFAYSGDSQVLDFQGESLLSAGEADGVFTVVLRAVELANYRTRFPANLDADTFELH, from the coding sequence ATGCGCGATCTGAGTGCACTGCCCAACCTGAAAATCGCCCTTGTGCAAACGACCCTGGCCTGGCACGACCGCGAGGCCAATTACGCGCATTTCGAGGTGTTGCTCGACCAGGCTGGAGATGCCGACCTGGTGATACTCCCCGAGATGTTCACCACTGGTTTTTCCATGGAATCGGAAAGCTTGGCCGAGCCCGAGAACGGCCCGACCTACAAGTGGCTCAAGGCTCAGGCCAAGCGCATCAACGCAGTGGTTACCGGCAGCGTGATCATCCAGGCCGCCGATGGCAGCCACCGCAACCGCTTGCTGTGGGCGCGCCCGGACGGTGAGATTCTGCACTACGACAAACGGCACCTGTTCCGCATGGCCGGTGAGCACAAGCATTACACCCCGGGTGAGCGTCAGGTGCAGTTCGAGATCAAGGGCTGGCGGGTACGCCCGCTGATCTGCTATGACCTGCGTTTCCCGGTGTGGAGCCGCGATGCGCAGGATACCGACCTGCTGCTGTACACCGCGAACTGGCCGGCTGCGCGCCGCCAGCACTGGAACCGGCTGCTGCCGGCGCGGGGCATCGAAAACCTGTGTTTCGTGGCGGCGGTGAACCGGGTGGGCACCGATGGCAAGGGTTTCGCGTATTCGGGCGACAGCCAGGTGCTGGATTTCCAGGGTGAAAGCCTGCTCAGCGCGGGCGAGGCAGACGGGGTGTTTACGGTCGTGCTGAGGGCGGTGGAGCTTGCCAACTACCGCACCCGCTTCCCGGCCAACCTGGATGCCGATACCTTCGAGCTGCACTGA
- a CDS encoding pyridoxal phosphate-dependent aminotransferase → MIRSKLPNVGTTIFTTMSQLAVQTGALNLSQGFPDFNGPQALLDAVGRHVSAGHNQYAPMTGLPALRQQVAAKVERLYGTKVDADQEVTITPGATEAIFCAIQAVIHAGDEVIVFDPCYDSYEPSVALAGGRCVHVQLSDGDFRIDWQKFSDALSPRTRMVILNSPHNPSGALITAEDLDQLARLIADRDIYLVSDEVYEHLVYDGVRHASVLAHSELYRRAFVVSSFGKTYHVTGWKTGYVIAPPALSAELRKVHQYVNFCGVTPLQCALADFMAEHPQHVDELPGFYQAKRDLFCDLLKGSRLSFTRTAGTYFQLVDYSQIRPDLNDVEMALWLTREHGVATIPVSVFYQQPIPEQRLVRLCFAKREETLRQAAEKLCAI, encoded by the coding sequence ATGATCCGCAGCAAACTGCCGAACGTCGGCACGACCATCTTCACCACCATGTCCCAGCTCGCCGTGCAGACCGGCGCGCTCAACCTTTCCCAGGGTTTCCCCGACTTCAATGGCCCGCAGGCTTTGCTCGATGCGGTTGGCCGCCATGTGTCCGCCGGGCATAACCAGTATGCGCCGATGACCGGCTTGCCGGCCTTGCGCCAGCAGGTGGCGGCCAAGGTCGAGCGCCTGTATGGGACCAAGGTCGATGCCGATCAGGAAGTGACTATCACCCCGGGCGCCACCGAGGCGATCTTCTGTGCCATCCAGGCGGTGATCCACGCGGGCGACGAGGTGATAGTCTTCGACCCCTGTTACGACAGTTATGAGCCCTCCGTGGCGCTTGCCGGCGGTCGCTGCGTGCACGTTCAACTCAGTGATGGCGACTTCCGTATCGACTGGCAGAAGTTCAGCGATGCCCTGAGCCCGCGCACGCGCATGGTCATCCTCAATTCGCCGCACAACCCCAGTGGCGCGCTGATCACGGCTGAAGACCTGGACCAGCTGGCACGCCTGATCGCTGATCGCGATATCTACCTGGTCAGCGACGAAGTGTATGAACACCTGGTCTACGATGGCGTACGTCATGCCAGCGTTCTGGCCCATTCAGAGCTGTACCGCCGGGCGTTCGTGGTCAGTTCGTTCGGCAAGACCTACCACGTGACCGGCTGGAAGACCGGTTACGTGATCGCGCCACCTGCCTTGAGCGCGGAGCTGCGCAAAGTGCATCAGTACGTCAATTTCTGCGGAGTCACACCGCTGCAGTGTGCACTCGCTGACTTCATGGCCGAACACCCTCAGCATGTCGACGAACTGCCAGGTTTCTATCAGGCCAAGCGCGACCTGTTCTGCGACCTGCTCAAAGGTTCGCGCTTGAGCTTTACCCGCACGGCCGGCACCTATTTCCAACTGGTGGACTATTCGCAGATCCGGCCAGACCTGAACGACGTCGAAATGGCCCTTTGGCTCACCCGTGAGCACGGCGTGGCGACAATTCCGGTGTCGGTGTTCTACCAGCAACCCATCCCCGAGCAACGCCTGGTACGCCTGTGCTTTGCCAAACGTGAGGAGACGCTGCGTCAGGCAGCGGAGAAACTATGCGCGATCTGA
- the der gene encoding ribosome biogenesis GTPase Der, with product MVPVIALVGRPNVGKSTMFNRLTKTRDAIVGDLSGLTRDRQYGDASWQGRSFILIDTGGITGDEVGMDEKMAEQSLMAIEEADYVLFLVDARAGMTAADQMIAEHLRKRNKSAILVANKIDNIDADVARAEFSPLGMGNAIPVAGSQGRGINQLMESVLGHIPRDAEEEALDQEVAEGEEAVRIPGPSEKDGIKIAIIGRPNVGKSTLVNRMLGEERVVVYDQPGTTRDSIYIPFERDNEKYTFIDTAGVRKRGKIHEEVEKFSVVKTLQAIKDANVVIFVMDAREGVVDHDLNLLGFALEAGRAIVIALNKWDGMESGERDYVKTELERRLFFVDFADIHFISALHGTGVGHLYKSVQAAFKSAVTRWPTSRLTQILEDAVSEHQPPLVNGRRIKLRYAHLGGANPPLIVIHGNQTEKIPKSYSRYLENTYRRVLKLVGTPIRIEYKGGENPYEGKKNTLTDRQVNKKRRLMSHHKKAEKKRRDKR from the coding sequence ATGGTTCCCGTAATCGCCCTGGTGGGACGGCCGAACGTCGGCAAATCCACCATGTTCAACCGCCTGACCAAAACCCGCGATGCCATCGTGGGTGACCTGTCGGGTCTGACCCGTGACCGCCAGTATGGTGATGCCAGCTGGCAGGGTCGCTCCTTCATCCTGATCGACACCGGTGGTATCACCGGTGACGAAGTGGGCATGGACGAGAAGATGGCCGAGCAGTCGCTGATGGCCATCGAAGAAGCCGACTATGTGCTGTTCCTGGTCGACGCCCGCGCCGGCATGACTGCCGCCGACCAGATGATCGCCGAGCACCTGCGCAAGCGGAACAAGTCGGCCATCCTGGTGGCCAACAAGATCGACAACATCGACGCCGACGTCGCCCGCGCCGAGTTTTCGCCGCTGGGTATGGGCAATGCCATTCCGGTGGCCGGCTCGCAGGGCCGAGGCATCAATCAGTTGATGGAGTCGGTGCTGGGCCACATTCCTCGCGACGCTGAGGAAGAAGCCCTCGACCAGGAGGTTGCCGAAGGCGAGGAAGCGGTACGCATCCCCGGCCCTAGCGAAAAGGATGGCATCAAGATCGCCATCATCGGCCGCCCCAACGTGGGCAAGTCGACCCTGGTCAACCGCATGCTCGGCGAAGAGCGCGTGGTGGTCTACGACCAGCCGGGTACCACCCGTGACAGTATCTATATCCCGTTCGAACGCGATAACGAGAAGTACACCTTCATCGACACCGCTGGCGTGCGCAAGCGCGGCAAGATCCACGAGGAAGTCGAAAAGTTCTCGGTGGTGAAGACGCTGCAGGCGATCAAGGACGCCAACGTGGTGATCTTCGTCATGGACGCCCGTGAAGGTGTGGTCGACCACGACCTCAACCTGCTGGGCTTCGCCCTCGAAGCGGGCCGCGCCATCGTCATCGCCCTGAACAAGTGGGACGGCATGGAGTCGGGTGAGCGCGACTACGTCAAGACCGAGCTGGAGCGCCGGCTGTTCTTCGTCGACTTTGCCGACATCCACTTTATCTCGGCGTTGCACGGCACCGGCGTGGGTCACCTGTACAAGTCGGTGCAGGCCGCGTTCAAATCGGCGGTCACCCGCTGGCCAACCAGCCGCCTGACACAGATCCTCGAAGACGCCGTCAGTGAGCACCAGCCACCGCTGGTCAACGGCCGCCGCATCAAGCTGCGCTATGCCCACCTCGGTGGTGCCAACCCGCCGCTTATCGTGATCCACGGCAACCAGACCGAGAAGATTCCCAAGTCGTACTCGCGTTACCTGGAAAACACTTACCGCCGGGTGCTCAAACTGGTCGGTACGCCGATCCGTATCGAGTACAAAGGCGGTGAGAACCCGTACGAGGGCAAGAAGAACACCCTCACAGACCGCCAGGTCAACAAGAAGCGCCGCTTGATGTCGCACCACAAGAAGGCCGAGAAGAAGCGCCGCGACAAGCGCTGA
- the bamB gene encoding outer membrane protein assembly factor BamB yields the protein MIGWKQAAVLTLAVLAAGCSSNSKKELPPAELTKFTEEVVLKKQWSRSIGDGQGETYNTLVPAIENDRIYASDVNGEVFALDRITGDVVWKQDLELPVSGAVGVGYGLVMLGTLKGEVIALDSSTGEERWRSRVTSEVLAPPANNGDVVVVQTQDDRLIGLDAATGDRRWIYESTPAVLTLRGTGAPIATNRLAVAGLSTGKVVAVDINNGVPVWESRVAIPQGRSELDRVVDIDGGLLLSGGTLYVSTYQGRVAGLDLESGRVLWQRDASSYVGVAQGFGNVYVSEASGSVEGVDERSSSALWTNDSMARRQLSAPEVFSSYVAVGDFEGYLHLLSQVDGRFVGRERIDSDGLRARPLVVGDTIYVFGNSGKLEALTIR from the coding sequence GTGATCGGTTGGAAACAAGCAGCAGTGCTGACCCTGGCCGTACTGGCCGCAGGTTGCAGCAGCAACAGCAAGAAGGAACTGCCTCCGGCCGAGCTGACCAAGTTCACCGAAGAAGTGGTACTGAAAAAGCAGTGGAGCCGTTCGATCGGTGACGGCCAGGGCGAGACTTACAATACCCTGGTGCCGGCCATCGAGAACGACCGCATCTACGCCAGCGACGTCAATGGCGAAGTCTTCGCCCTCGACCGCATTACTGGCGACGTAGTGTGGAAGCAGGATCTGGAGCTGCCCGTTTCCGGCGCCGTCGGCGTTGGCTATGGCCTGGTCATGCTCGGCACCCTCAAGGGTGAAGTGATTGCCCTGGACTCCAGCACCGGTGAAGAGCGCTGGCGCTCCCGCGTAACCAGCGAAGTGCTGGCGCCGCCTGCCAACAACGGTGACGTTGTGGTGGTGCAGACTCAGGACGACCGTCTGATCGGCCTCGATGCCGCTACCGGCGACCGCCGCTGGATCTACGAGAGCACCCCGGCTGTACTGACCCTGCGGGGCACCGGTGCACCGATCGCCACCAACCGTCTGGCCGTTGCCGGCCTGTCCACCGGCAAAGTGGTCGCGGTCGACATCAACAACGGCGTGCCGGTGTGGGAGAGCCGTGTGGCGATCCCGCAGGGCCGTTCCGAGCTGGACCGTGTGGTCGACATCGACGGCGGCCTGCTGCTGTCCGGTGGTACGCTGTACGTCAGCACCTACCAGGGCCGTGTAGCGGGCCTGGACCTGGAAAGCGGCCGTGTGCTGTGGCAGCGTGATGCCTCGAGCTACGTGGGTGTCGCCCAAGGTTTTGGCAACGTCTATGTCAGCGAAGCTTCGGGCAGTGTCGAGGGCGTCGACGAGCGCTCTTCCAGCGCACTGTGGACCAACGACTCGATGGCGCGCCGTCAATTGTCGGCGCCGGAAGTGTTCTCCAGCTACGTGGCTGTAGGTGACTTCGAAGGTTACCTGCACCTGCTCAGCCAGGTCGACGGCCGTTTCGTCGGCCGTGAGCGTATCGACAGCGATGGCTTGCGCGCCCGGCCCCTGGTGGTCGGCGACACCATCTATGTCTTTGGCAACAGCGGCAAGCTCGAGGCACTGACCATCCGCTGA